AGCGTCGAGGTCCCTTGCATCCGGAGCCGCAATTAATTTCTTCAGAGTATACTAAGTAACCAGGTTCATTTCTTCTCctaaatgaataaaatgttGCAATAATAAACATCTTTGTTGTAGCTCTCGAGCATGTAATTGTAAAAAATAGCCCAATGCTTCAAAGTGGATGTTTAAGTGCAAAGTACAAATATTTACATATTTGTGAACCTGGTGATGTGGTGGTCAAAGTCCACGGTTCAGTGGAATTATACGTTTTATTGGCAATCAAAACGAAACTGCCGACACTGAACCCGGTGGTTGATTCAACGCATCACTGGGTTTGCGTAGAATTTTCCTGTTCCACTTTGTCTCATGGGACTTCCGCTTACTCTTTCATGACCCTAAAGACAACAACCGGACAACAACCAGACCAATTTAAGGAGTAGTCAGCTGCATCGGATATTAGGCTATTTATTAATGTGCTATAAGGGTCTAGAGACTTGTTATAATATATTGTTCACAACGCTCTGTCTCAGTTGTATGTTTAAAAACAACTTTAAAAGCGTTCAAGCCAAATAAATCTACCAAGCATAGGATATAATGGGTAAGAAACGTAATGAATGAGCTTGTACCTTCTTTTGTATTCGCAAAGTGCTAATAAAAAGGATTTGTATATTCTAAACAAATCCTAAAATGCGGAATGCGGAGTCCCAACCTAACGTGCAACTTATTTTGCCAATATTCAATTGCTAGCTGCAGCGTATTATTAGCTGCTTTGAGTAGTTTTAAATATGCGTTCCAGAGGATTTCAGTTTTTCACCAGGGACCCCCCTTGTGAAATATCatgatttttccattttcatcacctttttattgaattttatgttaTCTTGTTATCTCATGTTattgctattggatcaacgcttacataagccctacgaatatttgagggcagcaaattgaacaatgaaggagcccaagaaagtagagagttggacttgatTGTTCGGACAAGCATGGATTCTCatgggcttgaaggtgctctcaaaacgcacgttaagcctctgcggttactacaattgaccctaaaaccatATGGTGGTTCAAACAAGTTTGTGGAAAGCTATGAGGAAAGACCAGCCTCGCTAAAACTAATTTGAAGCCTCAAATTGACATCACTTGCTATGGCAGgtacgtttgtttgttggtaccagaGTTTGCCTAATCTATGTGGCTTGTAGACGTTGTTTCAGAAGAAGGATTTCAGGCAGAGGCCAGACTTAACCCAGTTTTTGACttaaattcccgatcaaccttattttcAATGGTTAGCCAGGTCAGCCAACTctgattcgttggtcgatcaaataatatacataATAAAAGTTGAGTAACATGAAgtaatttctcgtcttgaactgctgggattccaatcacagaggcggtaaggaagtccgcataAAAAAGAATATGTCCCTGCCTCTTCTAATAGAAATATGGAGATTGAGAAATTTTGTGTAACATACGTAATCCAACCAAAGGAATATTTCCTGCCAACTAGTATCAGTTTTTCATCAGACCTGATGTGCCTTACTCAGGAAAAATGACAACATTTGTAAGAATGCTGAAAGTTGTAAGTTTCCTCCTTAGTTAAGAGAGAGTAATGAAAAATTATAAGCCACTCTGTAGGATAAAGAAAAGAACGAAtaatttttgggtttttggtCCTTACAATTGGACCGTTTTGAAATGTGATGGGAGGACAGTTCTTTTTTcggaaaaagaaacgaattgctgtaatttcgttacttttAGTTTCGTTACCATTGCCCTGGATCAAGGTAAGTGGAAATGACCAAGCAAACATGGTGGGTGAAGTTGCGCAAGAATGCAAACTCCTCCAACTTTTCAAAcgacaaaaacattgatttcGCAATGAGAATATATCCATCCGGACTAACCTTCCACTAGCCGGAAGGTTAAAATCGTCTACCATGAAAACCTTCAAGCAAAGTGCTCAATCCCATTCTTTCTTTATATTGGAGAGCTGACTATAACGAGCGAGCTTACAGAACAAGAGGGGAAACTATACCTTGCGATGGTGGAGCTGACAAATTCTCCATTCAACATTTCAGCATGATTCATGTGGATATCTTAATTAAGTATGCCAAAATTCCAAATATCGCCAAGAAGTGCTGTCGAATAGCAGGTTGCTTTGGACTTTGTATCATGGTTCAAAAAAGTATGCATCTTCAGGCCTCAGGGTCCCAAGTTCCATTTGATACTTACCCTTGCTCATAGGTCTCTGCATTTCCCAGATATAGTGGTACTTTGTCATGGATGCATTCTCTTGGATTACCGTTTTCAGTTAACATTTCGATTTGACAAAGAACCTCCACAGGTTTCCCTACATAATCTCCTCCTCGATAGATATTCTACTCTTTGTTTTGGATCCCATTCACTTCCATACAAATCACAATCTAAGACATAGTCGCAAGAGAGTTAGATTCAAATGAGTATCGTTGGTCACGGATTTGATTTCTATATGGAATTATATTGAAGTACAAAAGTGTCCTCGAGTAGATCATTCCGAATCCcaagtcattttttgccacttttcttGATACCACCTCCCACCATGGGGCCTTTCTTGGAGGCTTTGGCAGCGGCCTCTTTGAGGGCCTTCTCCTGTTCCCTATAATTAGAAACGTTATCAAGTTCAAAATAAATAGAAAAATATCTTCACCGATAGTTTTCATAAAACTAGGAATAAACGCTGTATGGCCATTGATTTTATCTATCTATAACTACTTCATATTGATTGTAACCTTCTTTAGGATATTTTTAAAATGACAAGGTCTGAAATTTAGCACGGCAAGAAGATATTATAGATTGAGgaatatctttcaaattggtGATCATTCCAGGTGTGGGCGTAAGTAAGACCCTTAATATAGTTAGTCGGTGGGTCggtcaattcaaatcaaatgcacCCAGCTTATTACCTTTGCTTCGCCTTGAACTCCTTGTCCTCATCGTCCATGTCGTTAGCTTGCTTCTTGGGAGCCTTCAGAGGCTTTTTCTTGCCACCTTCACGACCAGACATCTGAATCAAAAGAAAGGTGTGAGTATTTCAAGAGCCCTCAAACAATGTACCGAAAAGTTACCTTGATCCGAAAAATTTGAGTGGATTTCGTGGAACTGCCAGAGAAACGTGCGTTCTAAACGAACCCAAGACAGGCTTTTGTTGGGAAACTTATGACGTCACATAAAGAAATACGCGGTGAATTTAATAATATGCACATGGAATCGGTTTTGGTCTGTACATGACTGATTAGTTTGTTTCAGACACGTTCTTGGCCATTATCAAATGTGAGTCAATGACATTTTCGCGCTAGATTTTGGATAGTTTTCGATTTGAAAGTAATTTGCAGGTGTTTTAGTCTCATTTTATTCGAAGAACATTTTTCGTAACGGTAATACATTCAACAAAGCACGCAACCTTGGTGTTAACTCAGTCATCAGGGCGacctggagaaaaaaaacgtaGATTCTGAAACCTTTTGGCCATTGTACGACATATCTGGGGGCTTTCGAGTTGcgatttattttcatattgtCGGCAACTACCCAACAACTACTTCGTGAAAACCTTTACTAACCGAAATGTCTGGTGAATTTGTGCTACGATCGCCCCGAAaggttaaaaaagaaaagaatacGAACCATCACAAACCGGAGTCATTCAGTTTTGGGAGTGCTCTTCGTTTCAGAACTGCATTTTTGGCTTCAATACTTACCTTGGTATGCAAAATGGTGAGAAAACATGATTTATGTCCAATTCAGTCTTCACCTTGTCTAAAGGCTTTCTAGGTTTTTCACTTGACAATCCAGCTCTCGCCACCCTGTTAGTCATTCTGGCGGACTATTTTAAACACTGTTCGTTTCGTTCGGATCTACATTCTGGGGGTGCCGATGTGAAAAATCGTTCACCGGTTTGCCGATCAACTCCATTGTCGTGCCTCCGGTAAGTTTGATTGGCACCAGCTGTAAAACCACGTAGGTAGCTGGGATTGTTGAATTGATGAGGATAAGGTATGTTGTAAGatactgatgatgatgatgagtacGTATCTGCTCTTGGTTGACTGGGATTGATAGGTGAGGTCATTATGGTAGCGCCCCGGTCATCACAAGTTGTCCCCAAGGCGCACGGTCGATCCACAAAACGGGCCCTACATCGGACACCAAAAAGCCTGGGTGCGATGATTCGCTTTGATTTGACGTGAGGAAAGTAAATTGGTCTGGGGTTGGGATCAGGGAGCTGCCGGAATGAGGGATGTTCGGATTTGAGGTCGGGACGTTGTAAGGAGCTTTGGTGAATGAGGTTGTTTTTGTTATAAGATGCCATTGTCCTTGGTCTTCGCTTGTTTGTGAAGAATTTTCTGATGTTCTTGGAGTACTGTTGGTACATTCTTCGGAACTTTACTGTACTGATAAACCGTTTTGAGCGCCTTTTCGCCCCTGAGGAAGCCAAAAAACCCTGTATGCTGTCAAAGTCCGACTCGGAAAAAATCACACACACTGCCGGGAAACTACCAGGGTCAGTAAACGGTGGCATAAGTGAAACTGGGAAGTGTGCTGGCGgcaccaaggccaaggccaatgcGGCTTGTGGGTTGACCGCAATAGGTGCCCGCCCTCCTCCCGGCTCACCCGGTTGAGGCTGATCAGGTGGAGCCCTTCCAACTACTGGTAAAACCAAATAACTGGACGAAACTGCTTCGGCTTGTGGGGATTGTCTCTCGTTCAAAAGCGGTCGCCATGGCTTGGTTGATTGTTGCTCGAGTTCGATGGGTATCCAACCATTGTGTTCGGGATACACCGGATCAATCAAACTTCTATTTTTGAACCTtgtgatttcaattttgatcccTATTGGATCGGATCGTTTTTTTCGCTTACGTCGTCGGACTATACCCTCCGCACTAGCAAAGGTCTCTTCTTCGTAGTCACGGGTGTTAACAATCTCCAATGCTTGGGAATAGGGGATGTTCCGGGCTTGATAGTCCTGGTCACATGATTGTTGATGACACACCGGTATCTCTTGAGGGACTGGGGCTTGAGTAACACTTGGTGGGTTGGGGgtgccaaaaaatggaaatctcAAAGGGTCATCGTCAAATCGGATATTCGTTGTGGAGGCCGGTGTTTGTCCTCCATTCCCGATAGGTCGATCGAAAAAGGATGACAAACCAGACACATCAAAATTTTGGCTTGAGACAAATTGGTATTGTACTTCAAATACGACGACAACCTGCAAGAAAAGAATGAACGTATTGGCGCATGACGTTACACATCAGATTCGGTAAAATGTCTTCATCAACTTGCGGTTTGTGATGATTCCATATTTTTTaatgatcaagttcaaagtcAGCGTACGTACGCACGGCAGAAAGAATTGACATTTCACCCGTGTCGAATACGAACTTGTCAAAGGAATCCGAGCACTTCCGTTTTTTAATCGTTGGCTTTGTCTCGTTTTTCCCATTTCATTAACACAAATA
This DNA window, taken from Tigriopus californicus strain San Diego chromosome 9, Tcal_SD_v2.1, whole genome shotgun sequence, encodes the following:
- the LOC131887166 gene encoding uncharacterized protein LOC131887166 gives rise to the protein MNQIAFIWTVVVVFEVQYQFVSSQNFDVSGLSSFFDRPIGNGGQTPASTTNIRFDDDPLRFPFFGTPNPPSVTQAPVPQEIPVCHQQSCDQDYQARNIPYSQALEIVNTRDYEEETFASAEGIVRRRKRKKRSDPIGIKIEITRFKNRSLIDPVYPEHNGWIPIELEQQSTKPWRPLLNERQSPQAEAVSSSYLVLPVVGRAPPDQPQPGEPGGGRAPIAVNPQAALALALVPPAHFPVSLMPPFTDPGSFPAVCVIFSESDFDSIQGFLASSGAKRRSKRFISTVKFRRMYQQYSKNIRKFFTNKRRPRTMASYNKNNLIHQSSLQRPDLKSEHPSFRQLPDPNPRPIYFPHVKSKRIIAPRLFGVRCRARFVDRPCALGTTCDDRGATIMTSPINPSQPRADTYSSSSSVSYNIPYPHQFNNPSYLRGFTAGANQTYRRHDNGVDRQTGERFFTSAPPECRSERNEQCLK